A genome region from Methanobacterium bryantii includes the following:
- the cfbD gene encoding Ni-sirohydrochlorin a,c-diamide reductive cyclase catalytic subunit — protein sequence MHPRPSPIAASLYTLRDMNADVIILHGPHGCCFRTGRLLENDGVRVVTTAMSENDFIFGASDKLEKTLKEVESMFSPKLVGIVGTCASMIIGEDLKEAIQSANINATVIAVESHGGLSEGDNTEGAIAVLEAASKDGIIPVAECERQSKMLKLATEIEKTRGMAQGGYIAPSYGDDKQKIANILIEKLKNGEKTVIILNAKKETSYLFADILKIPFEKINSENKPIVIANLDENIGLPRIRQHAANIKEELKNNGLNIDIITGGLDEYPVTGEEAAKSLKDKNIDFVIVAGVPHAVPIETIEAETLAITDGPRLVEPLKKIGYKYVVTELDAHAKTLGTDKIVQSDFGEVLREILS from the coding sequence TTGCATCCAAGACCAAGTCCAATTGCTGCATCATTATACACATTAAGAGACATGAATGCTGATGTTATTATACTTCACGGCCCTCACGGCTGCTGTTTTAGAACAGGAAGGCTCCTTGAAAATGACGGAGTGAGAGTTGTAACTACTGCAATGTCTGAAAATGACTTTATTTTTGGAGCTTCAGATAAACTGGAAAAAACATTAAAAGAAGTGGAGTCAATGTTTTCTCCAAAACTTGTGGGGATCGTTGGAACCTGTGCAAGTATGATAATCGGAGAAGACTTGAAAGAAGCAATCCAAAGTGCAAATATAAATGCAACAGTAATTGCTGTAGAATCCCATGGCGGATTAAGTGAAGGAGACAATACAGAAGGGGCCATAGCAGTACTGGAAGCTGCAAGTAAAGACGGAATAATACCAGTTGCAGAATGTGAAAGACAGTCAAAAATGCTTAAATTAGCAACAGAAATCGAGAAAACCCGTGGAATGGCACAAGGAGGTTATATAGCTCCATCATATGGTGACGACAAGCAGAAAATAGCAAATATACTCATAGAAAAACTTAAAAATGGTGAAAAAACCGTTATTATCCTCAATGCAAAAAAAGAAACTTCTTACCTTTTTGCTGATATCCTGAAAATTCCATTTGAGAAAATAAACAGCGAAAATAAGCCTATTGTAATTGCAAATCTTGATGAAAATATTGGACTTCCAAGAATAAGACAGCATGCAGCAAATATTAAAGAAGAACTAAAAAATAATGGATTAAATATCGATATAATAACTGGAGGGCTTGATGAATATCCTGTAACAGGCGAAGAAGCTGCAAAATCCCTAAAGGATAAAAATATCGATTTCGTAATTGTTGCAGGAGTACCTCACGCAGTACCAATAGAAACCATAGAAGCAGAGACCCTTGCAATAACAGACGGTCCCCGACTAGTAGAGCCATTAAAAAAAATAGGATACAAATATGTTGTTACAGAACTTGATGCACACGCCAAAACATTAGGTACTGATAAAATAGTACAATCTGACTTCGGTGAAGTTTTAAGGGAGATTTTAAGTTAA
- the sfsA gene encoding DNA/RNA nuclease SfsA encodes MIIKSIITGKFVDRPNRFTVTFQRGKKLENAHLRDPGRLKELLTPDADLLLRHALKLGNRKTKYDVIGVLKGDLWILINSGFHSDIAADLIDSQAIYEFKGYSVLKREYTYGKSRIDFLLTDKNEEKMLVEVKGCTLVEDGLALFPDAPTLRGKKHVEELISAKSEGLKASILFLILCEDAVEFSPNFRMDPEFSASLEMAYKNGVNAIAYSFKNNLKKESLEVIPLKRVKISFKNYH; translated from the coding sequence ATGATAATCAAAAGTATAATCACTGGAAAATTCGTAGATAGGCCCAACAGGTTCACTGTGACATTTCAACGTGGAAAGAAATTAGAAAATGCTCATTTGAGGGATCCTGGAAGACTTAAAGAACTTTTAACTCCTGATGCAGATTTACTTTTAAGACATGCATTGAAATTGGGAAATAGGAAGACAAAGTACGATGTGATAGGAGTTTTAAAAGGTGATCTGTGGATATTAATAAATTCTGGCTTTCACAGTGACATTGCAGCTGATTTAATAGATTCTCAGGCAATATATGAATTTAAGGGATATTCTGTCTTGAAAAGGGAATATACTTACGGTAAAAGCAGAATTGATTTTCTTTTAACTGATAAGAATGAAGAAAAAATGCTTGTTGAAGTTAAAGGCTGTACTCTAGTTGAAGATGGGCTGGCGTTATTTCCTGATGCACCGACTTTAAGAGGTAAAAAACATGTTGAAGAGCTCATATCTGCTAAGAGTGAAGGTTTGAAGGCATCAATTCTTTTCCTTATATTGTGTGAAGATGCGGTAGAATTTTCGCCAAACTTTAGAATGGATCCTGAGTTTTCAGCATCATTAGAAATGGCTTATAAAAACGGAGTTAATGCAATTGCATATTCATTTAAAAATAATTTAAAAAAAGAAAGTTTGGAAGTAATTCCCTTGAAGAGAGTCAAAATAAGTTTTAAAAATTATCACTGA